From the genome of Streptomyces xanthophaeus:
CTCCGCCGACACCGTGCGCGTCTGGATCCCGCCGTAGCGGGCCGGGGAGGCCTCCTCGTGCGCCAGGACGTGCGCCTCGGCGTCGCACACCAGCTCCTCGCCGGGACCGACGAGGAGCTGGAGGGCGATCTGGTTGGCCATCACCCCGGACGGGGTGAACAGGGCCCCGGAGAAGCCGAAGAGCCCGGCGAGCCGGTCCTCCAGCGCGCGGACGGTCGGGTCCTCCCCGAACAGGTCGTCGCCGACCTCGGCCGCGGCCATCGCGGCCCGCATCCCGGGACCCGGCCGGGTCACGGTGTCGCTGCGCAGATCGACCGTGTCGAACGTGTCGGTACTCCCGATGGTCATGACGGTACGTCAACTCCTCGCTCGCGCGGCTGTGGGGTGAGTTCGCGGGCCGCCATCCAGTCCAGCAACGGGCGCACCAGCTGCCAGGTCTCCCGCACCAGCTCCCCGGCGCGCGCCGTGTGCAGCCCGGCGTCCGGACCGTGGCGGCGTCCCGCGTCGATCTTGCGGTGGCGCAGCAGCCCCAGCCGCGGGTGGTCCGCCGGGACACCCCGCGGCCGGGACTTGAGCCGGTCGCCGCCCAGGGTGAACCCCTGGTCCTCCAGCCGGCCCGCGATCGCGGCCAGCTCCACGCCGCCGTCCTCCTCCTCGACGGCGGCGCGGTACCGGGCGACCTCGGCCCCGGCGTAGGGATACCAGCGGCCGGAGGCGTAGAGCCCGTGCCGGTCCAGGTGCACCCAGAGGCCCAGACAGGGCAGCAGATCCAGATAGGCGCCCTGGTAGGTCTTGTACGGGGACTTGTCGTGCGACATGCGGGTGTCCCGGACCGGGCCGAGCACCCGCACCTCGCCCGATCCGGTCGACTCCTTGAAATACGCGCCCAGTTCAGCGGCCAGCTCGTCCATCGGCGCACGTACGTCACGCTCGTACCGCTCGCGGTGGCGCAGCCGCCACGCCTCCTTGCTGTTGTCGGCCGCGAGGTCCTCGTACAGGCGCAGTGCCGAGGGCGGGAAGCCGCTGAAGGTCACGGCAGATACCCCGGCAGGGGGTGGGTGGCGCACAGCTCGGACACCCGGGTGCGCACCCGGTCGCGCAGCGCGTCCGGCAGTACGCCGCCCTGCGCGCGCAGCGCCGTGAGGACGTCGGCGACCAGGTCGGCGCACTCGGCGGCCACCGCGTGGTCCATCCCGCGCGCGGCCAGCGTGTTGGTGCCGAGCCGCAGCCCGCCGGTCACCCGGACCGGTGTGGTGTCGCCGGGGACCCGGTTGCGGTTGACGACGATCCCGCAGGACTCCAGGGCCTGCTCGGCGACATCCCCGGTGACCCCGGTGTCCCGCAGGTCGAGCAGCACCATATGGGTGTCCGTACCGCCGGTGACCAGCCGGAACCCCCGGTCCAGGAGCCGCTGGGCGATCGCCTGCGCACCGTCGGCCAGCCGCTTGGCGACCTCGGCGAAGTCCGGGCTCGCCACGAAGTCCAGGGCGCGCGCCTTGGCCGCCACCGACGCCAGGTCGGGGGTGCCCTGGGTGAACGGGAACACGGCGCGGCGCAGGGTCGCGGCCAGGGTGCCGCGCTCCGGTCCGGCCTTGCGGGCCTCCCGGCCGAGCAGGATCAGCCCGCCGCGCGGGCCGTACAGCTGCTTGTAGGTGCTGGTGGTGGTCACGTGGGCGTGGTCGACCGGGCTCTGGTGGAGGCCGGCGGCGACCAGTCCCGCGATGTGCGAGATGTCGGCCAGCAGATAGGCGTTGGCCTCGTCCGCGATCTCCCGGAAACGGGCGAAGTCGATGCTGCGGGGGTACGCGCTCGCCCCGCAGACGATCAGCTTCGGGCGGTGCTCCAGGGCCAGTTCGCGGATCTGGTCGTAGTCGAGCAGCCCCTCCGGCGTCACCCGGTAGCCGTGGGCGCGGTAGTAGCGGCCGGTCACCGAGGCGGGGGAGCCGTGGGTGAGGTGGCCCCCGCAGTCCAGGTCCAGCCCGAGCAGGCTGTCGCCCGGGCTCAGCAGCGCCGTGATCACGGCGAGGTTGGCTGAGGAACCGGAGTGCGGCTGCACGATCGCGTCCTCGGCCCCGAACGCTGCGCACGCCCGGTCGATGGCGAGGCGCTCGATCTCGTCCGCGACCCCGCAGCCGGCGTGGTAGCGGTTCCCGGGGAAGCCCTCGGCGGTCAGGTTGCCGAGCGCGCTGCCCTCGCAGGCCAGGACGGAGGGATCGGCGACGCTGGACGCGGCGACCATCATCAGGGTGTCGCGCTGGCGCGCCGACTCCCGGGCCAGCAGGTCGTACAGGACGGAATCGCGCTCTCTCAGCCGGGTGTTGGCGTGCGCGGCGAAATCGACCAGGTCGGGATCGGGATCGGGCTCGGGGCCGTGGCCGGATGCCGTGGGCAGCTCCGGCTCGGTGACGGGCGCGGGCAGGGTGAGACTCATGACTGTCCCCTCTCGGAATCGTCCGTGATGGCCGTGCTGAACCGGCTCGTGTCCTCAGCCGCCCGCATCGGCGGTGTCCGTCTCGTCGGCCTCCAGCTCGCCGAATGCCTCGGCGGCCGCGACCGCCTCCGCGCCGTGCTGCCCGTCCGCGGCGATCTTCCCGGCCAGTTCGGAGATCAGCGGGTTCTGGAACACGGTCTTGACCGGCACCGGCACTCCCAGCAGCTCCTTGAGCAGACCGGCCAGCCGGGTACCGCTGAG
Proteins encoded in this window:
- a CDS encoding DUF2461 domain-containing protein, whose product is MTFSGFPPSALRLYEDLAADNSKEAWRLRHRERYERDVRAPMDELAAELGAYFKESTGSGEVRVLGPVRDTRMSHDKSPYKTYQGAYLDLLPCLGLWVHLDRHGLYASGRWYPYAGAEVARYRAAVEEEDGGVELAAIAGRLEDQGFTLGGDRLKSRPRGVPADHPRLGLLRHRKIDAGRRHGPDAGLHTARAGELVRETWQLVRPLLDWMAARELTPQPRERGVDVPS
- the glyA gene encoding serine hydroxymethyltransferase, yielding MSLTLPAPVTEPELPTASGHGPEPDPDPDLVDFAAHANTRLRERDSVLYDLLARESARQRDTLMMVAASSVADPSVLACEGSALGNLTAEGFPGNRYHAGCGVADEIERLAIDRACAAFGAEDAIVQPHSGSSANLAVITALLSPGDSLLGLDLDCGGHLTHGSPASVTGRYYRAHGYRVTPEGLLDYDQIRELALEHRPKLIVCGASAYPRSIDFARFREIADEANAYLLADISHIAGLVAAGLHQSPVDHAHVTTTSTYKQLYGPRGGLILLGREARKAGPERGTLAATLRRAVFPFTQGTPDLASVAAKARALDFVASPDFAEVAKRLADGAQAIAQRLLDRGFRLVTGGTDTHMVLLDLRDTGVTGDVAEQALESCGIVVNRNRVPGDTTPVRVTGGLRLGTNTLAARGMDHAVAAECADLVADVLTALRAQGGVLPDALRDRVRTRVSELCATHPLPGYLP